In Halobacterium noricense, the genomic stretch GGCGGTGGTAGCGACGACCACTATGGGCAAGAAATCGAAGGCGCAGAAGAAGCGACTGGCGAAACTCGAACGCCAGAACAGCCGCGTGCCCGCGTGGGTCATGATGAAGACGAACCGGGACGTCCAGCGTAACCCGAAGCGCCGCAACTGGCGGCGTAACGACACCGACGAATAATGTCCGCCAGCGACTTCGAGGAGCGCATCGTCACCGTCCCACTGCGCGACGTGACGAAGGTGCCCCAACACGAGCAGGCCGGACAGGCGATGACCATCATCCGCGAACACCTCGCGAAGCACTTCACGGTCGACGAGGACGAGGTCCGTCTGGACCCCTCCATCAACGAGGCCGTCTGGTCGGAAGGCCAGAAGAACCCGCCGCGGAAGGTCCGCGTGCACGCCGCGCGCTTCGTCGAGGACGGCGAGACCGTCGTCGAAGCCGAATACGAAGAGTAAGAACTTGTTACGCGCTGCCTTCCTCGGGTCCCCGTACGTCGGCGTCTTCGCCCGCGCGACCGACGACTGCGTCGTCGTCCGGCCGGACATCTCCGAGGAACTGACCGACGAACTCGCCGAGGAACTCGGCGTCCCCGCCGTCCCGACGAACGTCGGCGGCTCGTCGACGGTCGGCTCGCTAGTCGCGGGCAACTCCAACGGCCTGCTCGCGAGCAGCCGCATCCGGCAGCGCGAACGCGACCGCATCGAGGACGCTGCCGACGTCTCTGTCGGCGAACTCCCCGGCCGCGTGAACGCCGCTGGCAACGTCGTCGTGGCGAACGACACGGGCGCGTACGTCCACTCGGAGCTCTCCCGTGAGGCCGTCGAAGCCGTCGAGGACGCCCTCGACGTGCCCGTGACCCGCGGCCGACTCGCAGGCGTGAACACGGTCGGCACCGCCGCCGTCGCGACGAACGACGGCGTGCTCTGCCACCCGAAGTCCACGGACGAGGAACTCGACGCAATCGAGGACGCTCTCGGCGTCCCCGCGGACATCGGAACCGTGAATTACGGCGCGCCGCTGGTCGGCTCCGGGCTCGTCGCCAACGACGACGGCTACGTCGTCGGCGAGGACACCACCGGCCCCGAACTCGGCCGCATCGACGACGCGCTCGGCTTCATCGACTGACGACCCCATCGACTTCGTTTTCCCCGTTTCTCTATCTCCGTCACGAGCGCTGTCGCCTGCGAGGGCGGGCGTTTCACCGCCGTCGCCGAGTTCCCGAGTAGGAAGATACTTCCCGCTCGCTCCCCGAATTTCGGACATGAGTCTTGGAGGCGGCGGCGGTCAACAGCAGCTTCAGCAGCTTTCACAGGAAATTCAGGCCCTCGAAGAGGAGAAAGAGGAACTCGAAGCGGAAGTCGAGGCCCTCGAAACGGAGAAGGTCGAGGTCGACGAGGCGCAGGAAGCCCTCGACGTCCTCGAAACCGGCTCGACCGTGCAGGTCCCGCTCGGCGGCGACGCGTACGTTCGCGCCGAAGTGCAGGACATGGACGAGGTCGTCGTCAGCCTCGGCGGCGGCTACGCGGCCGAGCAGGACGCCGACGACGCGGCCGACGTGCTCGACGAGAAGCGCGAAGTGCTCGACGAGCGCATCGAGGACGTTCGCTCCGAGATCGCCGAGGTCGAGGAGGAGCAGTCCGCCCTCGAACAGCAGGCACAGCAGGCCCAGCAACAGATGATGCAGCAGCAGATGCAGGCCCAGCAGCAGGACGGCGAATAAGGGCATGTTCGACGGGCTGAAGAACAAACTCTCGAACTTCCGCGAGGACGCCGAGGCGGTCGCGGAGGAGAACGCAGAAGAACTCGACAGCGACGAGGCTGCCGAAGCGGACGCCGAGGCGGACGTCGCGGAGGCCGACGCAGAAGCGGCCGACGTCGAGGGCGAAGCAGCGGAACCCGAGGCGGAAGCCGAGGAGTCCGAGAGTTCCAGCGGCGGGTTCGTGAGCAAGGCGTCGTCGCTGGCGCGCGGTCGCGTCGTCATCGACGAGGAGGACCTCGACGGCCCGCTGCGCGAGCTCGAACTCGCGTTGCTGGAGAGCGACGTGGAGATGAGCGTCGCCGAGGAGATTCTCGACCAGATTCGCGCGGACCTCGTCGGCGAGGAGCGCAAGTTCACGGAGAGCACCGGCGCGCTCGTGGAGGACGCGCTCCGCGACGCGCTGCTGTCGGTCATCGACGTGAACGGCTTCGACTTCGAGGAAGCCATCGCTGAGACCGACAAACCCGTGACGGTCGTGTTCACGGGCGTCAACGGCGTCGGGAAGACGACGACCATCGCGAAGCTCGCGCGACGACTCGAAGACCAGGGCTACTCGGTCGTGCTGGCGAACGGCGACACGTACCGCGCCGGCGCGAACGAACAGTTGCAGGAGCACGCCGACAACCTCGGCGTGAAGCTCATCAGCCACGAGCAGGGCGGCGACCCGACCGCGGTGGTGTACGACGCCGTCGAGTACGCCGAAGCCAACGACGTCGACGTCGTGCTCGGCGACACGGCCGGCCGACTGCACACGTCCAGCGGGCTGATGGACCAGCTCGCGAAACTCGACCGCGTCGTCGACCCCGACTACACGGTGTTCGTCGACGAGGCGGTCGCGGGCCAGGACGCCGTCAACCGCGCCCGCGAGTTCGACGACGCCGCGAGCATCGACGGCACGATTCTGACGATGGCCGACGCGGACAGCCAGGGCGGCGCCGCCATCTCGGTGTCGCACGTGACGGAGAAGCCGATTCTGTTCCTCGGCACCGGGCAGGGGTACGACGACCTCCGGAAGTTCGACCCGGAGGCGCTCGTCGACGACCTGCTCGCGGACTGACCCGCCAGCAGCCATTTCCGGCCGCCACCCGCAGCCGCGGGTATGCGACAGCTCCCCGGACCGCTGCTGGTCGTCGACCTCGACGACAGGGAGGCGTGGACTGAAGACGTCAGCGACGTGGCCGAGCAGTACGTCGGCGGCCGCGGCGTCGCGACGCGGCTCGCGCACGAGCGCATCCCGTTCGACGCGGACCCACTCGGCCCCGAGAATCGACTCTTCTTCGCGGTGGGGCCGCTCCAGACGACGACCACGAGCTTCGCCGGCCGCACGAACCTCACGGGCGTCAGCCCGCTCACTGGTGGTCTGCTCTCCTCGAACGCGGGCGGCTACCTCTCCCGAAATCTCGCAAGCACGGGGTACGCGGCGGTCGAACTCCGCGGTGCGAGCGACGACCTCGTCGCCGTCCACGTCACCGACGACGGCGTGGCGTTCGAGGACGTTCCAGAACTCGCTGACGCGCTCGTGCCCGCGGTCTCGCGTCGCATGGCCGCGGAACGCGACCTCGGCGCGGCACACCTCGCAACCGTCGGCCCGGCGGGCGAGCGCGGCGTGCTGTTCGCGTCCGTGATGACCTACGACCACCGCGCGTTCGGTCGCGGCGGCCTCGGTGCCGTCCTCGGCGCGAAGGGCGTGAAGTGCGTGTCCTTCGCCGGTGACAGCGAACCCACGCTGGACGTGCCTGAGGCTGCGCTGTCGGCCATCGACGAGGCGGCGGCGACCAGCGACGACCCCAAGCGCACGCAGGGCACGCCGAGCACGGTCGACCTGCTGAACGACGAGTACTCGCTGCCGACGCGGTACTTCAGCGAGCAGTCCTTCGAGGTCGCGGACGAACTGAACGGCGACGCCGTCGAGGCGAAGAAGTACGAGAAGGCGACGTGTTCGGACTGCGCGTTCGCGTGCAAGCTCCCGACCCGAGACGAGGCGAGTGGCGTCGAGACGGAGGGCCCGGAGTACGAGGCGACGTTCTCGCTGGGCGCGAACGTCGGCGTCGGCGACCTCGTCGACGTGATGCAGTCCAACGACCGCTGCGACGCGCTCGGCCTGGACGTCATCTCCTGTGGGGACGCAATCGCGGCGTACCTCGCCAGCGAGGACGCGTTCGGGGACGCCGACCGCGTCCACGACCTCGTCACGAAAATCGCGTACCGCGAGGGCGTCGGCGACGTTCTCGCGGAGGGTGTGAGCGCGGCGGCAGACGAGTTCGGCGTCCGCGACTGGACCGTCAAGAACCTCGGGTTCCCGGGCCACGACGGCCGCGTCCTCCACGGTCAGGGGCTCTCGTACGCCGTCGCGAATCGTGGCGCCGACCACCTCTACGCGTCCGTGCTCTCCGACGAGTACGGCGACGTCCCCGCGGACACGCTCGACGGGAAACCCGCGCTGGTCGTCCAGCGCGAGAACGAGCGCGCGCTCGAAGACGCCGCCATCGCGTGCACGTTCTCCGGCGGCCACGTCGCCGACGAGCACTACGAGGCGCTGCTCGACGCCTCGATGGAGGAGTTGCGGGACGTGGGCGCTCGCATCGTCACCCTGGAGCGCCACTTCAACAACGAGCGCGGCTTCGACCGCGGCGACGACCGCCTCCCGTTCGACCTCCCCGGGCTGGCGGACGCCATCGACGAGTACTACGAGCGCCGCGGCTGGAACGACGACGGCACGGTCCCGGAACGAGTCGTCCCCTAGATCGGCGCTTCGGGGTCCGGCGTCTCCGCGTCCACGAGCACGAGGTCGAGGCGCTCGTTGTCGCGGTCGTACGCGCGGACGTCCTCGACGTTCCACGGCGGCACCGCCACCAGCACGGTCGCGTGGAGGTCGTCGGTGACCGAAACCGTCGGGTCGCCGTCCGGGTGCGAGACGAACCGCCCCGCCGTCTGGCCGGTCGGCGCGGCGAGATCCATTCCGAAGACGCCGGACAGCGAACTGCCC encodes the following:
- the ftsY gene encoding signal recognition particle-docking protein FtsY; its protein translation is MFDGLKNKLSNFREDAEAVAEENAEELDSDEAAEADAEADVAEADAEAADVEGEAAEPEAEAEESESSSGGFVSKASSLARGRVVIDEEDLDGPLRELELALLESDVEMSVAEEILDQIRADLVGEERKFTESTGALVEDALRDALLSVIDVNGFDFEEAIAETDKPVTVVFTGVNGVGKTTTIAKLARRLEDQGYSVVLANGDTYRAGANEQLQEHADNLGVKLISHEQGGDPTAVVYDAVEYAEANDVDVVLGDTAGRLHTSSGLMDQLAKLDRVVDPDYTVFVDEAVAGQDAVNRAREFDDAASIDGTILTMADADSQGGAAISVSHVTEKPILFLGTGQGYDDLRKFDPEALVDDLLAD
- a CDS encoding 50S ribosomal protein L39e; protein product: MGKKSKAQKKRLAKLERQNSRVPAWVMMKTNRDVQRNPKRRNWRRNDTDE
- the pfdA gene encoding prefoldin subunit alpha, which gives rise to MSLGGGGGQQQLQQLSQEIQALEEEKEELEAEVEALETEKVEVDEAQEALDVLETGSTVQVPLGGDAYVRAEVQDMDEVVVSLGGGYAAEQDADDAADVLDEKREVLDERIEDVRSEIAEVEEEQSALEQQAQQAQQQMMQQQMQAQQQDGE
- a CDS encoding translation initiation factor IF-6, with protein sequence MLRAAFLGSPYVGVFARATDDCVVVRPDISEELTDELAEELGVPAVPTNVGGSSTVGSLVAGNSNGLLASSRIRQRERDRIEDAADVSVGELPGRVNAAGNVVVANDTGAYVHSELSREAVEAVEDALDVPVTRGRLAGVNTVGTAAVATNDGVLCHPKSTDEELDAIEDALGVPADIGTVNYGAPLVGSGLVANDDGYVVGEDTTGPELGRIDDALGFID
- a CDS encoding 50S ribosomal protein L31e — translated: MSASDFEERIVTVPLRDVTKVPQHEQAGQAMTIIREHLAKHFTVDEDEVRLDPSINEAVWSEGQKNPPRKVRVHAARFVEDGETVVEAEYEE
- a CDS encoding MPN domain-containing protein yields the protein MPTYATRALVSVLCELAADADPDSISVRLAATPTGDLRPTDGQIGLDSETPVLSEFYFPDAGSSLSGVFGMDLAAPTGQTAGRFVSHPDGDPTVSVTDDLHATVLVAVPPWNVEDVRAYDRDNERLDLVLVDAETPDPEAPI
- a CDS encoding aldehyde ferredoxin oxidoreductase family protein, with product MRQLPGPLLVVDLDDREAWTEDVSDVAEQYVGGRGVATRLAHERIPFDADPLGPENRLFFAVGPLQTTTTSFAGRTNLTGVSPLTGGLLSSNAGGYLSRNLASTGYAAVELRGASDDLVAVHVTDDGVAFEDVPELADALVPAVSRRMAAERDLGAAHLATVGPAGERGVLFASVMTYDHRAFGRGGLGAVLGAKGVKCVSFAGDSEPTLDVPEAALSAIDEAAATSDDPKRTQGTPSTVDLLNDEYSLPTRYFSEQSFEVADELNGDAVEAKKYEKATCSDCAFACKLPTRDEASGVETEGPEYEATFSLGANVGVGDLVDVMQSNDRCDALGLDVISCGDAIAAYLASEDAFGDADRVHDLVTKIAYREGVGDVLAEGVSAAADEFGVRDWTVKNLGFPGHDGRVLHGQGLSYAVANRGADHLYASVLSDEYGDVPADTLDGKPALVVQRENERALEDAAIACTFSGGHVADEHYEALLDASMEELRDVGARIVTLERHFNNERGFDRGDDRLPFDLPGLADAIDEYYERRGWNDDGTVPERVVP